In Rhinolophus ferrumequinum isolate MPI-CBG mRhiFer1 chromosome 18, mRhiFer1_v1.p, whole genome shotgun sequence, a genomic segment contains:
- the MIER2 gene encoding mesoderm induction early response protein 2 isoform X3 yields MAEASSLERQSPRVVACLAHSLCPGDPGSPTTAGVSVGSAEQQFSLADILSQNYGLQGACEEALRPPEQLHKDVVSQSSGMPLDELLALYGYEASDPISERESEGSGATARLPDMTLDKEQIAKDLLSGEEEEETQSSADDLTPSVTSHEASDLFPKQSGPHFLTGTGKELGSSTSSDTEEDPLPANKCKKEIMVGPQFQADLSNLQLSRHGEKIYENEDQLLWDPTILPEREVEEFLYRAVKRRWHEMAGSQLPEGETVKDSEQALYELVKCSFNVEEALRRLRFNVKVIRDGLCAWSEEECRNFEHGFRVHGKNFHLIQANKVRTRSVSECVEYYYLWKKSERYDYFSQQTRLGRRKYGPSGPTYEQDVEQDLDGSDPDGPSHPCASPPPPPATDGLGLEQHPLTQMHTEPPGVDGTAGSHAEPQDGSGGLPSSEPGLHPSSLPDMRLAVPQPRWPPALAEPASCPSAAAAPEPSAGPRLAVDLALPAELPLVPSQEGLDGEPEEAVAPAQVSLSVTEFGLIGIGDVNPFLAARPACPAPGLHTEPLSQ; encoded by the exons ATGGCGGAG GCCTCCTCGCTGGAGAGGCAGAGCCCCCGCGTGGTCGCCTGCCTCGctcacagcctgtgccctggggACCCCGGCTCGCCAACGACAGCAG GGGTGTCGGTGGGCTCCGCAGAGCAGCAGTTCAGCCTCGCAGACATCCTGTCGCAGAACTACGGCCTCCAGGGGGCGTGTGAGGAGGCTCTGAGGCCCCCTGAGCAGCTGCACAAGGACGTGGTCTCCCAG AGCAGTGGCATGCCCCTTGATGAGCTGCTTGCCCTCTACGGCTATGAGGCGTCAGACCCCATCTCAGAGCGTGAGAGTGAGGGCAGTGGTGCCACGGCCCGCCTCCCGGACATGACTCTGGACAAG GAACAAATAGCGAAGGATTTGCTTtcaggggaagaagaggaagagacacagtCCTCAGCCGATGACCTCACCCCATCCGTGACCTCACATGAAGCCTCTGACCTCTTCCCTAAGCAGAGTGGAC CCCACTTCCTGACTGGCACAGGCAAAGAGCTGGGCTCTTCCACCTCATCCGACACCGAGGAGGACCCTCTACCTGCCAACAAATGTAAGAAG GAGATCATGGTTGGGCCCCAGTTCCAAGCTGACCTCAGCAACCTGCAGTTGAGCCGCCATGGTGAGAAGA TCTATGAGAATGAAGACCAGCTGCTCTGGGACCCCACCATCCTCCCTGAGAGAGAGGTGGAGGAGTTTCTGTACCGGGCAGTCAAGCGGAGATGGCACGAGATGGCTGGGTCCCAGCTCCCGGAGGGAGAAACGGTGAAAGACAGTGAGCAG GCGCTGTATGAGCTGGTAAAATGCAGTTTCAATGTGGAGGAGGCCCTACGGAGGCTGCGGTTCAACGTGAAGGTGATCCGAG ATGGGCTCTGTGCTTGGAGTGAGGAGGAGTGCAGGAACTTTGAGCATGGCTTCCGAGTTCACGGGAAGAACTTCCATCTGATCCAGGCAAATAAG GTGCGCACAAGGTCCGTGAGTGAGTGTGTGGAGTATTACTACCTGTGGAAGAAGTCCGAGCGCTACGACTACTTCTCCCAGCAGACCCGGCTAGGCCGCAGGAAGTATGGCCCATCAGGACCCACGTATGAGCA AGATGTGGAGCAGGACCTGGACGGCAGTGACCCCGATGGCCCCAGCCATCCCTGCGCCTCgccgcccccgccccctgccACCGATGGCCTGGGCCTGGAGCAGCACCCTCTGACACAGATGCACACAG AGCCACCAGGAGTGGACGGCACGGCCGGCAGTCATGCGGAGCCCCAGGACGGCTCCGGTGGCCTCCCGTCGTCAGAGCCAGGGCTCCATCCGTCCTCGCTGCCAGACATGCGCCTGGCTGTGCCCCAGCCCCGGTGGCCCCCAGCGCTGGCCGAGCCAGCCTCCTGCCCCTCAGCTGCAGCTGCCCCGGAGCCCAGCGCCGGCCCACGACTTGCTGTGGACCTGGCGCTGCCTGCCGAGCTGCCCCTCGTCCCCAGCCAGGAGGGTTTGGACGGGGAGCCCGAGGAGGCCGTGGCCCCCGCACAGGTGTCCCTGTCGGTCACTGAGTTTGGACTCATCGGGATTGGGGACGTGAATCCTTTCCTGGCTGCCCGCCCGGCGTGCCCGGCTCCTGGGCTGCACACGGAACCCCTGTCACA GTAA
- the MIER2 gene encoding mesoderm induction early response protein 2 isoform X2 has protein sequence MAEASSLERQSPRVVACLAHSLCPGDPGSPTTAGVSVGSAEQQFSLADILSQNYGLQGACEEALRPPEQLHKDVVSQSSGMPLDELLALYGYEASDPISERESEGSGATARLPDMTLDKEQIAKDLLSGEEEEETQSSADDLTPSVTSHEASDLFPKQSGPHFLTGTGKELGSSTSSDTEEDPLPANKCKKEIMVGPQFQADLSNLQLSRHGEKIYENEDQLLWDPTILPEREVEEFLYRAVKRRWHEMAGSQLPEGETVKDSEQALYELVKCSFNVEEALRRLRFNVKVIRDGLCAWSEEECRNFEHGFRVHGKNFHLIQANKVRTRSVSECVEYYYLWKKSERYDYFSQQTRLGRRKYGPSGPTDVEQDLDGSDPDGPSHPCASPPPPPATDGLGLEQHPLTQMHTEPPGVDGTAGSHAEPQDGSGGLPSSEPGLHPSSLPDMRLAVPQPRWPPALAEPASCPSAAAAPEPSAGPRLAVDLALPAELPLVPSQEGLDGEPEEAVAPAQVSLSVTEFGLIGIGDVNPFLAARPACPAPGLHTEPLSHCNVMTC, from the exons ATGGCGGAG GCCTCCTCGCTGGAGAGGCAGAGCCCCCGCGTGGTCGCCTGCCTCGctcacagcctgtgccctggggACCCCGGCTCGCCAACGACAGCAG GGGTGTCGGTGGGCTCCGCAGAGCAGCAGTTCAGCCTCGCAGACATCCTGTCGCAGAACTACGGCCTCCAGGGGGCGTGTGAGGAGGCTCTGAGGCCCCCTGAGCAGCTGCACAAGGACGTGGTCTCCCAG AGCAGTGGCATGCCCCTTGATGAGCTGCTTGCCCTCTACGGCTATGAGGCGTCAGACCCCATCTCAGAGCGTGAGAGTGAGGGCAGTGGTGCCACGGCCCGCCTCCCGGACATGACTCTGGACAAG GAACAAATAGCGAAGGATTTGCTTtcaggggaagaagaggaagagacacagtCCTCAGCCGATGACCTCACCCCATCCGTGACCTCACATGAAGCCTCTGACCTCTTCCCTAAGCAGAGTGGAC CCCACTTCCTGACTGGCACAGGCAAAGAGCTGGGCTCTTCCACCTCATCCGACACCGAGGAGGACCCTCTACCTGCCAACAAATGTAAGAAG GAGATCATGGTTGGGCCCCAGTTCCAAGCTGACCTCAGCAACCTGCAGTTGAGCCGCCATGGTGAGAAGA TCTATGAGAATGAAGACCAGCTGCTCTGGGACCCCACCATCCTCCCTGAGAGAGAGGTGGAGGAGTTTCTGTACCGGGCAGTCAAGCGGAGATGGCACGAGATGGCTGGGTCCCAGCTCCCGGAGGGAGAAACGGTGAAAGACAGTGAGCAG GCGCTGTATGAGCTGGTAAAATGCAGTTTCAATGTGGAGGAGGCCCTACGGAGGCTGCGGTTCAACGTGAAGGTGATCCGAG ATGGGCTCTGTGCTTGGAGTGAGGAGGAGTGCAGGAACTTTGAGCATGGCTTCCGAGTTCACGGGAAGAACTTCCATCTGATCCAGGCAAATAAG GTGCGCACAAGGTCCGTGAGTGAGTGTGTGGAGTATTACTACCTGTGGAAGAAGTCCGAGCGCTACGACTACTTCTCCCAGCAGACCCGGCTAGGCCGCAGGAAGTATGGCCCATCAGGACCCAC AGATGTGGAGCAGGACCTGGACGGCAGTGACCCCGATGGCCCCAGCCATCCCTGCGCCTCgccgcccccgccccctgccACCGATGGCCTGGGCCTGGAGCAGCACCCTCTGACACAGATGCACACAG AGCCACCAGGAGTGGACGGCACGGCCGGCAGTCATGCGGAGCCCCAGGACGGCTCCGGTGGCCTCCCGTCGTCAGAGCCAGGGCTCCATCCGTCCTCGCTGCCAGACATGCGCCTGGCTGTGCCCCAGCCCCGGTGGCCCCCAGCGCTGGCCGAGCCAGCCTCCTGCCCCTCAGCTGCAGCTGCCCCGGAGCCCAGCGCCGGCCCACGACTTGCTGTGGACCTGGCGCTGCCTGCCGAGCTGCCCCTCGTCCCCAGCCAGGAGGGTTTGGACGGGGAGCCCGAGGAGGCCGTGGCCCCCGCACAGGTGTCCCTGTCGGTCACTGAGTTTGGACTCATCGGGATTGGGGACGTGAATCCTTTCCTGGCTGCCCGCCCGGCGTGCCCGGCTCCTGGGCTGCACACGGAACCCCTGTCACA CTGTAACGTGATGACCTGTTGA
- the MIER2 gene encoding mesoderm induction early response protein 2 isoform X1: MAEASSLERQSPRVVACLAHSLCPGDPGSPTTAGVSVGSAEQQFSLADILSQNYGLQGACEEALRPPEQLHKDVVSQSSGMPLDELLALYGYEASDPISERESEGSGATARLPDMTLDKEQIAKDLLSGEEEEETQSSADDLTPSVTSHEASDLFPKQSGPHFLTGTGKELGSSTSSDTEEDPLPANKCKKEIMVGPQFQADLSNLQLSRHGEKIYENEDQLLWDPTILPEREVEEFLYRAVKRRWHEMAGSQLPEGETVKDSEQALYELVKCSFNVEEALRRLRFNVKVIRDGLCAWSEEECRNFEHGFRVHGKNFHLIQANKVRTRSVSECVEYYYLWKKSERYDYFSQQTRLGRRKYGPSGPTYEQDVEQDLDGSDPDGPSHPCASPPPPPATDGLGLEQHPLTQMHTEPPGVDGTAGSHAEPQDGSGGLPSSEPGLHPSSLPDMRLAVPQPRWPPALAEPASCPSAAAAPEPSAGPRLAVDLALPAELPLVPSQEGLDGEPEEAVAPAQVSLSVTEFGLIGIGDVNPFLAARPACPAPGLHTEPLSHCNVMTC; the protein is encoded by the exons ATGGCGGAG GCCTCCTCGCTGGAGAGGCAGAGCCCCCGCGTGGTCGCCTGCCTCGctcacagcctgtgccctggggACCCCGGCTCGCCAACGACAGCAG GGGTGTCGGTGGGCTCCGCAGAGCAGCAGTTCAGCCTCGCAGACATCCTGTCGCAGAACTACGGCCTCCAGGGGGCGTGTGAGGAGGCTCTGAGGCCCCCTGAGCAGCTGCACAAGGACGTGGTCTCCCAG AGCAGTGGCATGCCCCTTGATGAGCTGCTTGCCCTCTACGGCTATGAGGCGTCAGACCCCATCTCAGAGCGTGAGAGTGAGGGCAGTGGTGCCACGGCCCGCCTCCCGGACATGACTCTGGACAAG GAACAAATAGCGAAGGATTTGCTTtcaggggaagaagaggaagagacacagtCCTCAGCCGATGACCTCACCCCATCCGTGACCTCACATGAAGCCTCTGACCTCTTCCCTAAGCAGAGTGGAC CCCACTTCCTGACTGGCACAGGCAAAGAGCTGGGCTCTTCCACCTCATCCGACACCGAGGAGGACCCTCTACCTGCCAACAAATGTAAGAAG GAGATCATGGTTGGGCCCCAGTTCCAAGCTGACCTCAGCAACCTGCAGTTGAGCCGCCATGGTGAGAAGA TCTATGAGAATGAAGACCAGCTGCTCTGGGACCCCACCATCCTCCCTGAGAGAGAGGTGGAGGAGTTTCTGTACCGGGCAGTCAAGCGGAGATGGCACGAGATGGCTGGGTCCCAGCTCCCGGAGGGAGAAACGGTGAAAGACAGTGAGCAG GCGCTGTATGAGCTGGTAAAATGCAGTTTCAATGTGGAGGAGGCCCTACGGAGGCTGCGGTTCAACGTGAAGGTGATCCGAG ATGGGCTCTGTGCTTGGAGTGAGGAGGAGTGCAGGAACTTTGAGCATGGCTTCCGAGTTCACGGGAAGAACTTCCATCTGATCCAGGCAAATAAG GTGCGCACAAGGTCCGTGAGTGAGTGTGTGGAGTATTACTACCTGTGGAAGAAGTCCGAGCGCTACGACTACTTCTCCCAGCAGACCCGGCTAGGCCGCAGGAAGTATGGCCCATCAGGACCCACGTATGAGCA AGATGTGGAGCAGGACCTGGACGGCAGTGACCCCGATGGCCCCAGCCATCCCTGCGCCTCgccgcccccgccccctgccACCGATGGCCTGGGCCTGGAGCAGCACCCTCTGACACAGATGCACACAG AGCCACCAGGAGTGGACGGCACGGCCGGCAGTCATGCGGAGCCCCAGGACGGCTCCGGTGGCCTCCCGTCGTCAGAGCCAGGGCTCCATCCGTCCTCGCTGCCAGACATGCGCCTGGCTGTGCCCCAGCCCCGGTGGCCCCCAGCGCTGGCCGAGCCAGCCTCCTGCCCCTCAGCTGCAGCTGCCCCGGAGCCCAGCGCCGGCCCACGACTTGCTGTGGACCTGGCGCTGCCTGCCGAGCTGCCCCTCGTCCCCAGCCAGGAGGGTTTGGACGGGGAGCCCGAGGAGGCCGTGGCCCCCGCACAGGTGTCCCTGTCGGTCACTGAGTTTGGACTCATCGGGATTGGGGACGTGAATCCTTTCCTGGCTGCCCGCCCGGCGTGCCCGGCTCCTGGGCTGCACACGGAACCCCTGTCACA CTGTAACGTGATGACCTGTTGA
- the PLPP2 gene encoding phospholipid phosphatase 2, which translates to MERRWVFVLLDVLCVLVASLPFAILTLVNAPYKRGFYCSDDSIRYPYRPDTITHGLMAGVTITATVILVSVGEAYLVYTARLYSGSDFNNYVAAIYKVLGTFLFGAAVSQSLTDLGKYMIGRLRPNFLAVCDPDWSRINCSVYVQEEVCRGSPANVTESRLSFYSGHSSFGMYCMIFLALYVQARLCWKWARLLRPTVQFFLVAFALYVGYTRVSDYKHHWSDVLVGLLQGALVAVLTVRYISDFFKTRPPQRCLEVEEVERKPSLSLTLTLGDAEHNHYGYPVSNS; encoded by the exons ATGGAGCGGAGGTGGGTCTTCGTGCTGCTCGACGTGCTGTGCGTGCTGGTTG cctctCTGCCTTTCGCCATCCTGACGCTCGTCAATGCCCCGTACAAGCGAGGGTTCTACTGTAGCGATGACTCCATCCGGTACCCCTACCGTCCAGACACCATCACCCATGGGCTCATGGCTGGTGTCACCATCACTGCCACCGTCATCCTT GTGTCGGTGGGGGAGGCCTACCTGGTGTACACGGCCCGTCTCTATTCCGGCTCCGACTTCAACAACTATGTGGCAGCCATCTACAAGGTGCTGGGGACCTTCCTGTTTGGGGCCGCGGTGAGCCAGTCCCTGACAGACCTGGGCAAGTACATGATCGGCCGTCTGCGACCCAACTTCCTGGCGGTGTGTGACCCCGACTGGAGCCGCATCAACTGCTCTGTCTATGTGCAGGAGGAGGTGTGCAGGGGGAGCCCTGCCAATGTGACCGAGTCCAG ATTATCTTTCTACTCCGGACACTCCTCCTTTGGGATGTACTGCATGATATTCTTGGCG CTCTATGTGCAGGCACGGCTCTGCTGGAAGTGGGCACGGCTGCTGCGGCCCACGGTGCAGTTCTTCCTGGTGGCCTTTGCCCTCTACGTGGGCTACACCCGCGTGTCTGACTACAAACACCACTGGAGTGACGTCCTTGTGGGCCTCCTGCAGGGGGCGCTGGTGGCCGTCCTCACT GTTCGTTATATCTCCGACTTCTTTAAAACCCGGCCCCCGCAGCGTTGCCTGGAGGTGGAGGAGGTGGAACGGAAGCCCAGCCTGTCTCTGACGCTGACCTTGGGCGATGCTGAGCACAACCACTATGGGTACCCAGTGTCCAACTCCTGA